The Candidatus Bathyarchaeota archaeon genome contains a region encoding:
- a CDS encoding ArsA family ATPase has product MFTGGKGGVGKTIAAAGIAYHFASKGEKVLLASLNPVHSLSSLFQQDLTGGVVKPVKGAKNLYAIEVDITERKEKYKAQLAEKLRMFLKWADISMKADEFVDIASTNPAFEESAMFDETMEIMLNKAEEYDRIVFDTAAVANAVRLLGLSKIYGLWLSRMIKSRKEALSLRVKLSFRKEKVQEEVKKDPLIADLLEMNERIKKAKEIFNDPERTAFFFVTLPLALPIAVVKRFIGMVQGFNIPTGGVIVNQVIPEELVKRKKVSEYLTNKFKEQEGYLKIIKRDLWPMVRAIIPLYETEILGVDMVAKVAEDLASWKP; this is encoded by the coding sequence ATGTTCACTGGAGGAAAAGGCGGAGTAGGAAAAACCATAGCCGCCGCGGGCATAGCCTACCACTTTGCTTCAAAGGGAGAAAAAGTTCTGCTAGCCTCCTTAAACCCTGTTCATTCGCTTTCCAGTCTGTTTCAACAGGACTTAACAGGAGGCGTAGTTAAACCAGTAAAAGGCGCAAAGAACCTTTATGCAATCGAAGTTGATATAACCGAAAGGAAGGAGAAGTATAAAGCCCAACTTGCAGAAAAGCTTAGAATGTTTCTGAAATGGGCAGACATCTCAATGAAAGCCGACGAATTCGTGGATATAGCGTCAACTAACCCGGCTTTCGAAGAGAGCGCAATGTTTGACGAAACCATGGAGATAATGCTGAACAAAGCTGAGGAATACGACAGAATAGTTTTTGACACAGCGGCAGTCGCCAACGCAGTTAGACTTCTCGGACTAAGCAAAATTTACGGGCTCTGGCTAAGCCGAATGATAAAGAGCAGAAAAGAAGCGCTTTCCCTAAGGGTGAAACTATCATTTAGAAAGGAAAAAGTTCAAGAAGAAGTCAAAAAGGACCCGTTGATCGCCGATCTGCTTGAAATGAACGAAAGAATAAAGAAAGCTAAAGAAATATTTAACGATCCGGAAAGAACGGCTTTCTTCTTCGTAACATTGCCCTTAGCGCTTCCAATAGCTGTTGTTAAGAGGTTCATTGGGATGGTTCAAGGTTTCAATATACCAACTGGCGGGGTTATCGTAAACCAAGTTATTCCTGAAGAACTTGTAAAGAGAAAAAAGGTCTCCGAGTATTTAACTAACAAGTTTAAGGAACAAGAGGGCTACTTGAAAATAATTAAGAGAGATCTTTGGCCCATGGTTAGAGCAATAATTCCATTATACGAAACTGAGATTTTAGGCGTGGATATGGTGGCGAAAGTAGCAGAAGACCTCGCTTCATGGAAACCTTAG
- a CDS encoding Lrp/AsnC ligand binding domain-containing protein: protein MVVQAYVLFKVSSGAEREVCKKIVNFDEVLIADVIFGEYDIIARVSVPDLQSLEEFLAEKMRKVPSVLLTSTMIIAREYKGKSQRSKK from the coding sequence ATGGTTGTTCAAGCTTATGTACTCTTTAAGGTTAGTTCAGGCGCAGAGAGGGAAGTCTGCAAGAAAATTGTTAACTTCGATGAAGTTTTAATTGCTGACGTGATCTTCGGAGAATATGACATAATTGCAAGGGTTTCAGTACCTGACCTGCAATCCTTAGAAGAGTTTCTGGCTGAAAAGATGAGGAAAGTTCCAAGCGTACTTTTAACGTCAACTATGATAATAGCCCGAGAGTATAAGGGAAAGTCTCAACGAAGCAAAAAATAA
- a CDS encoding dipeptide epimerase yields the protein MGIERIEVYRVSLSYVEPFRIALGTSTKSENIVVRVVTDFGVQGWGEASPSFRITNETPETVVKALNKIGPKLIGMCPFKIEQIIETMDNLIKGNTSAKAAVDMAIFDIIGRKTRRRISALLGGYRDEVFTDITLGIKSPKEMAKDAVKAVKRGFKALKVKVGVNPSEDVERTKRIREAVGSEIQIRIDANQGWKPKEAIDVLKKIEKYNVQFVEQPVKAEDIKGLATVRKNSSIPVMADETVHSPEDALKAIKAEAVDLINIKLMKSGGIWKAMKIAAIAEAAKIPCMVGCMGESNLGITAAVHFAAATKNVQYADLDSDLLLKDKLVKRGGAKLKDSKRTLPKKNGLGILSFDAKLLGKPVKIFK from the coding sequence TTGGGGATAGAAAGAATAGAAGTTTATAGGGTTTCTCTAAGTTATGTTGAGCCGTTTCGAATAGCTCTTGGAACTAGTACGAAAAGCGAGAACATAGTTGTAAGAGTGGTAACCGACTTCGGGGTTCAAGGATGGGGTGAAGCCTCTCCAAGCTTCAGAATCACAAATGAAACTCCGGAAACAGTTGTTAAAGCCCTAAACAAAATTGGGCCAAAACTCATTGGAATGTGCCCATTCAAGATAGAGCAAATAATAGAAACAATGGACAACCTCATTAAGGGTAACACCAGCGCAAAAGCCGCAGTTGACATGGCCATATTCGACATCATCGGTAGAAAAACTCGAAGACGTATTTCCGCACTTCTGGGCGGCTACCGCGACGAAGTCTTCACCGACATAACCTTAGGAATAAAAAGTCCAAAGGAAATGGCGAAAGACGCTGTTAAAGCTGTTAAGAGGGGATTTAAGGCTTTAAAAGTGAAGGTTGGGGTTAACCCCTCAGAGGATGTTGAGAGAACTAAAAGAATCCGTGAAGCAGTTGGTTCAGAAATCCAAATTAGAATTGATGCAAACCAAGGATGGAAACCGAAAGAGGCAATAGATGTTCTAAAGAAAATTGAAAAATACAATGTACAGTTTGTAGAACAACCAGTTAAGGCAGAAGACATCAAAGGATTAGCAACCGTAAGAAAGAACTCTTCCATCCCAGTTATGGCAGACGAAACCGTTCACTCGCCAGAAGACGCCCTAAAAGCCATAAAAGCCGAAGCAGTCGACCTAATAAACATAAAACTAATGAAAAGCGGAGGAATATGGAAGGCAATGAAAATCGCAGCAATAGCCGAAGCAGCCAAAATTCCATGCATGGTCGGATGCATGGGAGAATCAAACCTTGGCATAACAGCTGCAGTGCACTTCGCAGCAGCCACCAAAAACGTTCAATATGCAGACCTTGACTCAGACTTACTCCTAAAAGACAAATTAGTTAAAAGAGGCGGGGCAAAACTGAAAGATTCGAAGCGAACTCTTCCGAAAAAGAACGGCCTCGGAATTCTGTCCTTTGACGCAAAGCTCCTAGGAAAACCAGTAAAAATTTTCAAATAA
- a CDS encoding ABC transporter permease produces MLRDLKAIISKEVKELIRDPRILLGMIIVPLIMFPIMGFAMQSIFTQVQESVKQVTVGVADLDNGNWSQALIENLIGLGANVTVINASDESQAVQQMQIYNLTDLIVIPKGFSQNVTEGEKAQLKTYSVYSGSGMVESARSEAVNSMIEMVKRLWAPDPFTVSKNSVVKGKPLPIPPEVLFNLAMSQYVATPIALSIIIVLAMQLAATSVASEKEEKTLETLLSLPINRFTILMGKLFGSIFVALLGAVAYLIGFTYYMGEMFTFVPTEVGVDLAELGLAPSLLGYVLMGISLFVSLLSALALAVVISAFTEDVRSAQAIVGYIYPLIFIPMFLLMYTDVFSLSLPLQILILAIPYSHPILAARAAVTGNYLMAIGGIVYVSIFTVVILYVAAKFFATEKILTARIKFRKLRKLKRKTV; encoded by the coding sequence ATGCTTAGAGATCTGAAGGCCATTATTTCGAAAGAAGTTAAGGAGCTTATTAGAGATCCGAGAATACTGCTGGGAATGATTATAGTTCCCTTAATAATGTTTCCGATAATGGGTTTTGCAATGCAGTCTATTTTTACACAAGTTCAGGAAAGCGTTAAACAAGTTACTGTTGGAGTAGCCGACCTTGACAATGGAAATTGGAGCCAGGCGTTAATTGAGAATTTAATAGGTCTAGGCGCAAACGTTACGGTCATAAATGCTTCTGACGAAAGCCAAGCTGTACAGCAAATGCAAATTTACAATCTTACGGATTTAATAGTTATTCCGAAAGGGTTTAGCCAAAACGTAACTGAAGGGGAAAAGGCTCAGCTTAAGACTTACAGCGTTTACAGTGGTTCCGGAATGGTTGAGAGTGCACGTTCAGAGGCTGTGAACTCCATGATTGAAATGGTAAAGAGGCTGTGGGCTCCAGATCCTTTCACGGTTTCCAAAAACTCTGTTGTTAAAGGAAAACCGCTACCGATTCCTCCCGAGGTGCTTTTTAACTTGGCCATGTCTCAATATGTTGCGACGCCGATTGCCCTTTCAATTATAATTGTTCTTGCTATGCAGTTGGCTGCAACGTCGGTTGCCTCTGAAAAGGAGGAGAAAACCCTTGAAACTTTGCTTAGTCTTCCAATTAATCGCTTTACTATATTAATGGGTAAGCTTTTCGGCTCGATTTTTGTTGCATTACTTGGGGCGGTAGCCTACCTTATCGGATTTACCTACTATATGGGTGAAATGTTCACTTTTGTTCCCACAGAGGTTGGAGTAGACCTAGCCGAACTGGGTTTAGCTCCAAGTCTTCTGGGCTATGTTCTGATGGGCATTTCTCTATTTGTTTCCCTACTTTCGGCACTTGCCTTAGCTGTTGTAATATCCGCTTTCACAGAAGATGTCAGGAGCGCCCAAGCGATCGTAGGCTACATTTACCCCTTAATATTCATTCCAATGTTTCTACTAATGTACACAGACGTTTTTTCGCTTTCGCTTCCTTTACAAATTTTGATTTTGGCAATACCTTATTCTCATCCGATACTTGCTGCTAGGGCAGCTGTAACTGGAAACTATTTGATGGCAATAGGTGGAATAGTCTACGTTTCGATATTTACGGTTGTAATTCTATACGTTGCGGCGAAATTCTTTGCGACTGAGAAGATTCTAACTGCAAGGATAAAATTTAGGAAGTTGAGAAAGCTGAAAAGGAAAACCGTATAG
- a CDS encoding proline--tRNA ligase, with protein MNMSDIGITVKKSENFSEWYTQAVLKSELADYAPMKGCIIFREYSYAIWEKIQQIFDKRIKERGHKNAYFPVFIPESLLRKEAEHFEGFVPECAWVTIGGNSQLEERLAVRPTSETIIYAMYAKWVRSWRDLPIKLNQWCNIVRWETKATKPFIRTREFLWQEGHTAHATKEEADQEVMEILGIYKDLMENYLAIPVLTGRKSENEKFAGALYTTTLEALMPDGRALQMGTSHNLGQNFAKVFDIKYIGPDEKEHYVWQTSWGISTRLIGAIVMVHGDDRGLIIPPKIAPIQAVVIPIFYKEVEKEVILKKAKEIFEKLKNSGISTVLDDRSEYTPGWKFHHWELKGVPLRIEIGPKDLEKKQVTLARRDTFERTTAKEEEVVQAVRKMLEEIQANLYKRAKEFLESHITTVKNYEEFKEALKNKGGFIKACWCSSSTCEKKIKEETGATIRLIPFEKEEPFSNCIYCGREAKEVVYFAKAY; from the coding sequence ATGAACATGTCTGATATTGGAATTACTGTCAAAAAATCTGAAAACTTTTCAGAATGGTATACACAGGCGGTTCTAAAATCAGAGCTAGCCGACTATGCGCCTATGAAAGGCTGCATAATCTTCAGGGAATACTCCTACGCCATATGGGAGAAAATTCAGCAGATATTTGACAAGAGGATAAAGGAGAGAGGCCACAAAAACGCATACTTCCCAGTTTTTATACCTGAAAGCCTACTGCGGAAAGAGGCGGAACACTTTGAAGGATTCGTCCCCGAATGTGCATGGGTGACAATAGGCGGAAATAGCCAGCTGGAAGAAAGGCTTGCGGTTAGGCCAACATCTGAGACGATAATCTACGCCATGTATGCAAAATGGGTTAGAAGCTGGAGGGACCTCCCAATTAAACTAAATCAATGGTGCAACATTGTAAGATGGGAAACAAAGGCAACTAAACCGTTCATAAGAACAAGAGAGTTCCTCTGGCAGGAAGGCCACACAGCCCACGCAACAAAGGAAGAAGCAGACCAAGAAGTAATGGAAATTCTAGGCATATACAAAGACTTGATGGAAAACTACTTGGCGATTCCGGTGCTTACTGGAAGAAAAAGCGAAAATGAAAAGTTTGCTGGGGCGCTTTACACAACAACTTTGGAGGCTTTAATGCCAGATGGAAGAGCACTGCAAATGGGAACCTCCCACAATCTCGGGCAGAATTTCGCCAAAGTTTTCGACATAAAGTACATAGGTCCAGACGAGAAAGAACATTATGTCTGGCAAACTTCATGGGGCATCTCAACACGGTTGATAGGAGCCATCGTAATGGTTCACGGAGACGACAGAGGCCTAATAATACCCCCGAAAATAGCTCCAATCCAAGCGGTAGTAATCCCAATATTCTACAAAGAAGTTGAAAAAGAGGTAATATTAAAGAAAGCTAAAGAAATATTTGAAAAACTAAAGAACAGCGGAATATCAACGGTGCTAGATGACAGAAGCGAGTATACTCCAGGCTGGAAATTCCATCACTGGGAACTAAAAGGCGTCCCATTAAGAATAGAAATTGGCCCAAAAGATTTAGAGAAAAAACAAGTGACTTTAGCCAGAAGAGACACCTTCGAAAGAACAACCGCCAAAGAGGAAGAAGTAGTTCAAGCAGTAAGAAAAATGCTTGAAGAAATACAAGCTAATCTCTATAAAAGGGCTAAAGAGTTCCTAGAAAGCCACATAACAACCGTGAAGAACTACGAAGAATTCAAGGAAGCATTAAAGAATAAGGGAGGGTTCATCAAAGCCTGCTGGTGTTCAAGTTCCACATGCGAGAAAAAAATAAAAGAGGAAACTGGAGCAACCATTAGGCTAATACCCTTCGAAAAAGAAGAACCATTCTCAAACTGCATCTACTGCGGCAGAGAAGCAAAAGAAGTAGTCTATTTTGCGAAAGCGTACTAG
- a CDS encoding ABC transporter ATP-binding protein — translation MAAVEVNNLVKVFGNVRALDGLTFNVEKGEIYGLIGPNGAGKTTSLRIIATLLLPTSGSVKVFGLDVVSKAEEVRRLISYLPEEAGAYKNLSGMEYLEFMASFSAGNRDEIRSMVEQAAEISGLGERLYDRIKTYSKGMKRRLLVARALMIKPKLAVLDEPTSGLDVVHSFHVRNIIKRYVEEFGVTVLLSSHNMLEVEYLCDRVALINKGKIVAEGSPEKLKSEYNAENLEEVFVKVTGHA, via the coding sequence ATGGCCGCTGTTGAAGTTAATAATTTAGTTAAAGTCTTTGGTAATGTTCGGGCTTTAGACGGGTTAACCTTTAACGTTGAAAAAGGGGAGATTTACGGGCTTATAGGGCCTAATGGCGCTGGAAAAACAACATCTTTAAGGATAATTGCCACTTTGCTTTTGCCTACTTCTGGCAGTGTGAAAGTTTTTGGATTAGACGTTGTAAGCAAGGCTGAGGAAGTTCGTAGGCTTATAAGTTACCTTCCCGAAGAGGCTGGAGCCTATAAGAATCTTTCCGGAATGGAGTATTTGGAGTTTATGGCCAGTTTTAGCGCTGGTAACAGGGATGAAATTAGAAGTATGGTTGAGCAAGCGGCTGAAATTTCTGGTTTAGGTGAAAGGCTCTATGATAGAATTAAGACTTACAGTAAGGGGATGAAACGTAGGCTTTTGGTTGCAAGGGCTTTGATGATTAAGCCCAAACTTGCAGTTTTGGATGAACCAACAAGCGGATTAGACGTTGTACATTCTTTTCATGTTAGAAATATAATTAAAAGATACGTGGAGGAATTCGGAGTTACTGTTCTGCTTTCTAGTCACAACATGTTGGAAGTTGAGTATCTATGCGATAGGGTTGCATTAATAAATAAAGGGAAAATAGTGGCTGAAGGTTCTCCTGAGAAGCTTAAATCTGAATATAATGCCGAAAACCTAGAAGAAGTCTTTGTTAAGGTGACGGGCCATGCTTAG
- a CDS encoding ArsA family ATPase: protein MSLKEFIQKHPKLRVIVYAGKGGLGKTTASAATAYWFAKQKKKVICFSTDPQASLTDVFERDLFGKGEQELQPNLYAVEIDGDKRIAEFQEHVRNQIKEMYKIDELPAEIDEYIKTAASEPAMYESATYDAMAELLSAGKYDLYIFDMPPFGHGVRMISMATILDAWIDKMEEARRKAAELKEAEAVIRGGEIERRDAILDELRDIRSKLDFFRETLTNPDTTAFFMVLIPEKMAILDTKRALEMFEKLGITLSGVIVNQVYPVSLLEREDLSDFLRNRIKMQQMYMEEIKKELGEYVRAIVPMFDREPKGFKMIAKVAEYLFEKPWEVGGI, encoded by the coding sequence ATGTCCCTCAAAGAATTCATTCAGAAACACCCAAAACTAAGAGTCATAGTATACGCTGGCAAAGGCGGCCTCGGAAAAACCACTGCAAGCGCTGCAACAGCCTACTGGTTTGCAAAACAAAAGAAAAAAGTCATATGTTTCAGTACAGACCCCCAAGCTTCACTAACCGACGTCTTTGAAAGAGATTTATTTGGAAAAGGTGAACAAGAGCTTCAACCAAACCTTTACGCTGTTGAAATTGACGGAGATAAGAGGATAGCCGAGTTTCAAGAGCATGTGCGAAACCAAATAAAGGAAATGTACAAAATCGACGAATTACCCGCAGAAATAGACGAATACATAAAAACAGCTGCTTCCGAACCAGCCATGTACGAAAGTGCAACATACGACGCCATGGCTGAACTCCTATCTGCAGGGAAATATGACCTTTACATTTTTGATATGCCACCTTTTGGCCACGGAGTCAGAATGATCAGTATGGCAACCATACTTGACGCTTGGATAGACAAAATGGAAGAAGCGAGGAGGAAAGCCGCAGAACTAAAAGAAGCCGAAGCAGTAATCAGAGGCGGAGAAATAGAAAGAAGAGACGCAATACTTGACGAACTAAGAGATATCAGATCAAAACTTGACTTCTTCAGAGAAACCTTAACGAACCCCGACACAACAGCCTTTTTCATGGTTTTAATACCCGAAAAAATGGCGATTTTGGATACAAAAAGAGCCTTGGAAATGTTCGAAAAATTGGGCATAACCCTCAGCGGAGTAATAGTAAACCAAGTCTATCCTGTTTCACTGCTTGAAAGAGAAGATTTAAGCGACTTCTTAAGGAACAGAATAAAAATGCAGCAAATGTACATGGAGGAAATCAAGAAGGAACTTGGAGAATACGTTAGAGCAATAGTTCCCATGTTCGACAGAGAACCTAAAGGATTCAAAATGATTGCAAAAGTGGCAGAATACCTTTTTGAAAAACCTTGGGAAGTAGGAGGTATATAA
- a CDS encoding carbon starvation protein A, protein MFPIWFVILGIIVYIIAYWGYAKWYDKNVWEPDPKRPTPAHTYMDGIRFFPVSKYVLYGFQFKGIAGLGPIFGPFIAMFYGWLPALLWILVGNFFIGWIQDYSTLMMSVRNEGKTMGPLTYEIISPRARSCLMGFLLFYLILITAVFVFLCSCFFMWYGESVLAMIFLLIGGVVSGAMLYRLKTGVAASTIVGLILVIIGIVLGVYYPIVYQNLGFWIIITSIILFIAAAAPLIDFTHPVIYLASYPAIFGILLLIFAELISPITNVPIVQPEWLGVFGITPEGAPGDFWGSAGSPGPIWPILMVSIACGAISGWHSLVSTSGSAGQLDVETDALPVGGGAMIMEGLLALSALGAFMVAAVSPGTPKWTALITGAENLLTPIFGSNAVSWIDGFYGMWLELYALTIEMLVMRFFTMAMKDLTSGRPALQTAIANRFVAALIVLIIGGGFAYSGAWINLWLLFGGSNQLLAGLALTLVSIYLAKVKKPSKYTLGPAIFMIITCEAALLYESLKFFYKVFWLGGFFAKPPLSNYPPLAQGLNVIFGIIGLVLFILGLIVAYDAAKAYGRARRGE, encoded by the coding sequence ATGTTTCCAATATGGTTCGTTATTCTTGGCATAATCGTCTACATAATAGCCTACTGGGGCTATGCTAAATGGTATGACAAGAACGTTTGGGAACCAGACCCTAAGAGGCCTACTCCAGCCCATACCTACATGGACGGAATAAGATTCTTCCCAGTAAGCAAATACGTGCTTTACGGATTCCAGTTTAAGGGCATAGCAGGTTTAGGACCGATCTTCGGGCCTTTCATAGCAATGTTCTACGGTTGGTTGCCAGCCCTGCTTTGGATTCTTGTCGGCAACTTCTTCATAGGCTGGATACAGGACTACTCAACCCTAATGATGTCGGTTAGAAATGAAGGAAAAACCATGGGGCCGCTAACTTATGAAATTATAAGTCCAAGGGCAAGAAGCTGCTTAATGGGATTTCTCCTATTCTACCTAATACTGATAACCGCTGTCTTCGTTTTCCTGTGTTCGTGCTTCTTCATGTGGTACGGCGAATCTGTTTTGGCAATGATATTCCTGCTAATAGGCGGAGTTGTGAGCGGAGCAATGCTCTACAGGTTGAAAACTGGGGTCGCGGCCTCAACAATTGTTGGTCTTATACTTGTGATAATAGGAATAGTGCTGGGTGTTTATTATCCAATAGTTTATCAAAACCTCGGATTTTGGATAATAATAACGTCAATAATCCTCTTTATAGCCGCAGCCGCGCCGCTAATTGACTTTACTCATCCAGTGATTTACTTGGCATCTTACCCTGCAATCTTCGGAATTCTATTGCTGATATTCGCAGAATTAATATCCCCTATTACAAACGTGCCCATAGTGCAGCCAGAATGGTTAGGAGTGTTCGGTATTACCCCAGAAGGAGCGCCAGGCGACTTCTGGGGTTCTGCTGGAAGTCCAGGTCCTATATGGCCAATTCTTATGGTTTCAATAGCGTGCGGTGCAATTTCAGGATGGCACAGCTTAGTTAGTACGTCGGGTTCAGCTGGCCAACTTGACGTTGAAACAGATGCTTTGCCAGTTGGCGGCGGAGCAATGATTATGGAGGGTTTGTTGGCGCTTTCCGCCTTAGGCGCATTTATGGTCGCAGCGGTTTCTCCGGGAACTCCTAAGTGGACAGCGTTAATAACTGGTGCAGAAAACTTGCTTACACCAATTTTCGGAAGTAACGCCGTAAGCTGGATAGACGGCTTCTACGGAATGTGGCTGGAACTTTACGCATTAACCATTGAAATGCTAGTCATGAGATTCTTCACCATGGCTATGAAAGACCTAACAAGCGGCAGACCAGCTCTTCAAACAGCAATAGCAAACAGGTTCGTCGCAGCGCTAATAGTTCTAATAATAGGAGGGGGATTCGCATATTCAGGTGCATGGATAAACCTTTGGCTACTCTTCGGAGGTTCAAACCAGCTTCTAGCTGGACTTGCTCTAACGCTTGTTTCAATATACCTAGCTAAGGTCAAGAAGCCAAGCAAGTACACCTTGGGACCAGCTATATTCATGATAATAACATGTGAAGCAGCACTACTCTATGAATCTCTAAAGTTCTTCTACAAAGTCTTCTGGTTAGGCGGCTTTTTCGCAAAGCCTCCGCTCTCAAATTATCCACCATTAGCTCAAGGCTTAAACGTAATCTTTGGAATAATAGGGCTAGTACTGTTTATACTAGGTTTGATTGTAGCCTACGATGCAGCGAAAGCTTATGGAAGAGCAAGAAGAGGAGAATAA
- a CDS encoding FAD-binding oxidoreductase: protein MVEYDVVVVGAGIIGLSTAYHIKRENPNAQILVIDKLNAAGQANTAKSACAFRCLFSSHTSFLLADSSVEFYRHVQEDLKIDLKLKFVGYLWLLCEEEYKELLPVLTNLAKKGFAYKEYEEEELAQKLNMRTNLAEDEEAKLMNLENVYKGIFIPKAGIVDADCLVRYYEEEFLKIGGKIQYGVKAEKFIVEPCEPLGIPGEPYFWQDARIAGVETDKGPIKAKKTVLAAGAWIPQLLDEIGIECYIKPKKRQVFPIEAKTPELQQLLYVKGFSSEGCIPFTILPKPKVYIRPFPTEGVFWLGYSDEFPRAYKLEEDPKPEKNYYEYGIYQVVVKYFPQFKDRRPTSPWAGQYAINTLDGQPVIFEENDLIVVGGASGSGIMKADAIGRIAAALYRGEEYAFLYGDRKFKVADLSIKDRKIEPEKLII from the coding sequence ATGGTTGAATATGATGTTGTTGTGGTTGGAGCTGGAATCATCGGCTTATCTACAGCATACCACATTAAAAGGGAAAATCCAAATGCCCAAATTTTGGTTATAGATAAGCTCAACGCCGCTGGCCAAGCTAATACAGCCAAAAGCGCATGTGCATTCCGTTGTTTATTTTCTTCGCATACAAGCTTTCTACTCGCAGATTCTTCTGTAGAATTTTACCGTCACGTACAAGAGGATTTGAAAATTGACTTAAAACTAAAATTTGTAGGGTATCTTTGGCTGTTATGTGAAGAAGAATATAAAGAACTGCTTCCAGTACTAACAAACCTAGCCAAAAAAGGATTTGCATATAAAGAGTATGAGGAGGAAGAGTTAGCTCAAAAACTGAACATGCGAACAAACCTAGCTGAAGACGAAGAAGCAAAATTGATGAATTTGGAAAATGTCTATAAAGGAATATTCATTCCGAAGGCTGGAATAGTAGACGCAGACTGCCTCGTTAGATATTATGAGGAAGAATTCTTAAAAATCGGCGGAAAAATTCAGTACGGTGTCAAAGCGGAAAAATTCATTGTTGAACCATGCGAGCCCCTCGGTATCCCCGGAGAACCCTACTTCTGGCAAGACGCCAGAATCGCCGGTGTAGAAACTGATAAGGGCCCAATTAAAGCCAAAAAAACTGTTTTGGCTGCTGGAGCCTGGATTCCTCAGCTTCTAGACGAGATTGGAATTGAATGCTACATAAAGCCTAAAAAAAGACAAGTATTTCCGATAGAAGCCAAAACTCCGGAATTACAGCAGCTACTATATGTAAAGGGGTTCAGCTCAGAAGGCTGCATACCGTTTACAATATTGCCAAAGCCCAAAGTTTATATTAGACCATTTCCAACCGAGGGAGTATTTTGGCTTGGATACTCCGACGAGTTTCCAAGAGCCTATAAGCTTGAGGAAGATCCTAAACCTGAAAAGAACTATTACGAATATGGGATATACCAAGTTGTGGTGAAATATTTTCCGCAGTTTAAAGACCGTAGGCCTACTTCGCCTTGGGCAGGCCAGTATGCAATTAACACTTTGGATGGTCAACCGGTGATTTTTGAGGAAAACGATCTAATAGTTGTTGGAGGTGCAAGTGGAAGCGGAATAATGAAGGCTGACGCTATTGGACGTATTGCTGCAGCCCTCTACAGAGGCGAAGAATATGCATTTTTGTATGGAGATAGAAAATTCAAGGTTGCTGATTTAAGTATAAAAGATCGCAAAATTGAACCGGAAAAACTAATAATCTAG
- a CDS encoding deoxyhypusine synthase, with the protein MLEETVEDYQLSEKMSVNELVSQMEKAWGFTAGKLALGVKILEKMIADVECVKFLSFTANLVATGVRGILRELVRRKFVDVIVTTCGALDHDIARCWRKYYRGNFLMDDKMLYDQGINRLGNVLVPNESYGKIIEEKMNFLLESMWNEGFREFSTKELCQEIGKRICNETSILYWAWKNNIPVYVPSITDGAVGYQIWLFSQDHKIKIDLLKDEKELNDIVFDAKKTGALIIGGGVSKHHVIWWNQFKEGLDYAIYISTAVEWDGSLSGARPREAISWGKIKGEADRIMIEGDASIILPIMISSLIERISKV; encoded by the coding sequence ATGTTGGAGGAAACAGTTGAGGATTATCAGCTTTCTGAGAAAATGTCTGTTAACGAACTTGTTTCACAGATGGAGAAGGCGTGGGGTTTTACTGCTGGAAAACTTGCATTAGGAGTTAAAATACTGGAAAAAATGATCGCTGATGTTGAATGTGTAAAATTTCTTTCTTTTACGGCTAATCTTGTGGCTACTGGTGTAAGAGGAATCCTCAGAGAGCTTGTTAGAAGAAAGTTTGTAGACGTTATAGTTACAACTTGCGGAGCGCTTGACCATGATATTGCAAGGTGCTGGAGAAAATATTACCGGGGAAACTTTCTGATGGATGACAAAATGCTTTATGATCAGGGTATAAACCGTCTCGGCAATGTGTTGGTTCCTAATGAAAGTTATGGGAAAATAATTGAGGAGAAAATGAATTTTCTATTGGAAAGTATGTGGAATGAAGGGTTCAGAGAGTTTTCCACCAAGGAATTATGTCAAGAAATTGGTAAAAGAATATGTAATGAAACTTCAATTCTCTATTGGGCTTGGAAAAACAATATTCCAGTGTACGTTCCCAGCATCACCGACGGAGCAGTTGGATATCAAATCTGGCTTTTCTCCCAAGATCATAAAATAAAAATTGACTTGTTAAAAGATGAAAAGGAACTTAACGACATAGTCTTTGATGCGAAGAAAACTGGAGCTTTAATAATTGGCGGTGGAGTGTCAAAACATCATGTGATATGGTGGAACCAGTTTAAGGAAGGTTTAGACTACGCAATTTACATATCCACAGCGGTTGAATGGGATGGAAGCCTTTCAGGAGCGAGACCGAGAGAAGCCATTTCATGGGGTAAAATAAAGGGTGAAGCCGACCGAATAATGATTGAAGGAGACGCATCAATAATTCTGCCTATTATGATAAGTTCTCTTATAGAAAGAATCTCGAAGGTTTAG